One genomic window of Solanum stenotomum isolate F172 chromosome 9, ASM1918654v1, whole genome shotgun sequence includes the following:
- the LOC125876672 gene encoding G-type lectin S-receptor-like serine/threonine-protein kinase At4g03230: protein MRLPASQDTNITVGEASQCRSACFNDCSCTAYTYDGSGTCSIWTGDLFNLQQLNTTESERTIFVKRGSPEAQTKAKKSKKLKAIISSISALMFLLIGSISYIYYRRRMAKKADRSKGTQGAHKSHWHKAEGEAKVLMNENSDEAIDVPYFHLETILAATGNFSNANKLGQGGFGPVYKGIFPGEKEIAVKTLSSQSGQGIDEFKNEVTLIAKLQHRNLVRLLGYCINATEQILLYEYMPNKSLDTFIFDGTLCQLLDWKKRYDIILGIARGLSYLHHDSRLRIIHRDLKTSNILLDEEMNPKISDFGLARIVEGKVTEANTKKIVGTYGYMSPEYALDGLFSIKSDVFSFGVVVLEIISGRRNTGFYQSEEALNLLGYAWKLWTEKAETQLIEKSLLESCNRSEAIKCINIALLCVQEDPNHRPNMSDVIVMLGGEGTNLPTPNRPAFVIRTHASSTSSFSSDKKYIVSNNQVTITVEEGR, encoded by the exons ATGAGACTACCTGCTTCTCAAGATACTAATATCACAGTTGGGGAAGCCTCACAGTGTAGATCTGCATGTTTCAACGATTGCTCTTGCACTGCTTATACTTATGATGGTTCCGGTACCTGTTCCATCTGGACAGGGGATCTGTTCAATCTGCAACAACTTAACACAACTGAATCAGAAAGGACTATATTTGTCAAACGCGGCTCACCTGAAG CTCAAACTAAAGCTAAGAAATCGAAGAAGCTAAAAGCAATCATTTCGTCAATATCAGCTTTGATGTTTCTACTCATAGGCAGCATTAGCTACATTTACTATAGAAGAAGAATGGCAAAAAAAGCAG ATAGAAGTAAAGGTACTCAAGGGGCACATAAATCTCACTGGCACAAAGCTGAAGGAGAAGCAAAAGTATTAATGAATGAAAACAGTGATGAAGCTATTGATGTTCCATACTTTCACTTGGAGACCATTTTGGCTGCTACAGGCAACTTCTCCAATGCAAATAAGCTTGGACAAGGAGGATTTGGCCCTGTTTACAAG GGTATCTTTCCGGGTGAAAAAGAAATTGCGGTAAAAACGTTATCTAGTCAATCAGGACAAGGCATAGATGAATTTAAGAATGAAGTGACTCTAATTGCAAAGCTTCAACATCGAAATCTGGTGAGGCTATTGGGCTATTGTATCAATGCAACGGAACAAATATTACTTTATGAATATATGCCGAATAAAAGTTTAGATACATTCATATTTG ATGGAACACTTTGTCAATTATTGGATTGGAAGAAACGTTATGACATTATATTGGGCATTGCACGGGGTCTATCTTATCTTCACCACGATTCAAGACTAAGGATCATTCATAGAGATTTAAAAACCAGTAACATTTTATTAGATGAGGAGATGAACCcgaaaatttcagattttggcTTGGCAAGGATTGTTGAAGGAAAAGTAACAGAagcaaatacaaagaaaatagtGGGGACCTA TGGCTATATGTCTCCTGAATATGCACTGGATGGATTGTTTTCCATTAAATCAGATGTATTCAGTTTTGGAGTAGTCGTACTTGAGATAATCAGTGGAAGAAGGAATACAGGATTTTATCAGTCAGAAGAAGCCTTAAACTTGTTGGGCTAT GCATGGAAATTGTGGACAGAAAAAGCTGAGACACAATTAATAGAGAAGTCATTACTTGAATCATGCAACAGAAGTGAAGCAATAAAGTGCATAAATATTGCGCTCCTGTGTGTACAAGAAGATCCAAATCATCGTCCTAATATGTCAGATGTCATTGTAATGCTGGGAGGGGAAGGTACTAACCTTCCAACACCTAATAGACCAGCTTTTGTAATAAGGACGCATGCTTCTAGTACATCTTCTTTTTCCTCCGATAAGAAATACATCGTATCCAACAATCAGGTGACGATTACAGTTGAAGAAGGACGTTAG
- the LOC125877565 gene encoding G-type lectin S-receptor-like serine/threonine-protein kinase At2g19130, translated as MEMKNNHYFLLLFLCFSLNSNLCIGRDTISANESLSFSETLVSSSEIFELGFFKPGNSLKYYLGIWYKNVIVSQTVIWVANRDKPLEYGAAEMKISQGNLVLLDTFQGVVWSALAGNINPDISVTALLRDDGNLILSVESNSSTPLLLWQSFDHPTHTFMPGAKIGYDKRTQRKQVLVSWKNSSDPAPGLYSMEMDPKNTQFVLKWNRTTEYWATGSWDGQMFSSTPEMSSNYIYNFSYIDNENDN; from the exons ATGGAAATGAAGAACAATCATTACTTTCTGCTACTCTTTTTATGCTTCAGTCTCAACAGTAATCTCTGTATCGGAAGGGACACCATTTCTGCGAATGAATCTCTTTCTTTTAGTGAAACTCTAGTCTCTTCAAGTGAGATATTTGAGCTTGGTTTTTTCAAACCAGGTAACTCTCTTAAATATTATCTAGGCATATGGTACAAGAACGTTATTGTATCGCAAACAGTAATTTGGGTAGCAAATAGGGATAAACCACTTGAGTATGGTGCTGCTGAGATGAAAATTAGTCAAGGAAACCTGGTGCTTCTTGATACATTTCAAGGCGTAGTTTGGTCGGCACTTGCTGGAAACATCAATCCAGATATTTCAGTTACTGCACTTCTTCGTGATGATGGGAATTTGATTTTGAGTGTTGAGTCAAATTCATCAACACCCTTACTACTTTGGCAAAGTTTTGATCACCCAACACACACTTTTATGCCTGGTGCTAAGATTGGATATGACAAACGTACACAAAGAAAACAGGTTTTGGTATCATGGAAGAATTCGAGTGATCCAGCACCAGGATTGTATTCTATGGAAATGGACCCAAAGAATactcaatttgttttaaaatggaATAGGACTACAGAGTATTGGGCAACTGGTTCATGGGATGGCCAAATGTTCAGCTCAACGCCTGAGATGAGTTCAAACTACATATATAATTTCAGCTATATCGACAATGAGAATGA CAACTAA